In Rosa rugosa chromosome 4, drRosRugo1.1, whole genome shotgun sequence, the genomic stretch CCCTGTCCGGAGCGTGCCCCTTagccgtcgtcggacgggccattGGTAGGCTCCGCGTGAGTTAGGTGTGAGGCCGGGTCTCTCCATCAACGTTTCTCATTCCAATGGATGTCAGTGAGGTGAGGTGAGGGAGGGGAAAATCGCGGCTGTTGGCTTATGGTTCTCTCTTCGATGGCCTACTCAACGGATACGATCTCAGACTTGGAAGCGACCAGGCGGTGAGGAATTCAGCGCGGCGTGGCCAGGGGCTAATCGGAGCAACCCGATCTAGTTAGGATCATCTGATCCCGATCTGGATGGGCGTGTTTCCACACGGCTTCTCCATGGTGCGACAAAGATGGTTTCTTTGCAGGGTTTGGTTTCGTTCTGGGATGACAGGTCTCCTAGGCGCGTTGACATATCGCTGACGGCGGTCTGGCGAAGGCGGCAGGGCGGTCCTGTGCAAGGTCCGGCGGTAGTGGCTGTAGTGGATTTGGGCCAATTGGTCGGCTGGCAGTTTGTGGGTTTCCTTTTCCCTCTATTgttgcttgggcttgggccctccTTTTGGGCCCGGCCTTGGCTAGTTatgttatttatgtttttatttattgCAGTTATTTATTTTGGTGACGtctttggcgtgaaataagtgTCTACACTTGTTGTGTAGGACTGGTAGGGCCTTGTGCCGGTATATGCACTCAATGTGCCTTATATGCTCTAGTTAGGCAGCGAGTtatttgcttcgtcaaatggtcgctaccacCTAGTCGCAGagtgaagctaagtgtcgttGGAATTATCCTccagcggcaacatagtaggaaagctgtgcttatGGTAAtcatgctacgttgtaatcgtgttacatatcgagttatatttccgttatgtcaccgctatgtcaaaacaaatagaatagccagtagagcactctttgctagttgatgcctagttgaatatatttctttggtagagactcctgatattatttcatgacgatttctagatgcttattgtaattaggggtttaggcttaatgCACCCCTGTATTCGAcagtgtcacgcccctgatttttaacacaaataaaaatcgatatataatcccataattacatatgcgtgatcgttcaaccatcaataccaagcacctggaaactttttccctttaaactacatacgTATTGAGgccttgaacccactatgtcaatattgacccgcccacagagtcatatattacataagcttacgaattaaattgtcaacaacaagataaaacgtaaaagctcctcagagtttactacatagcggaagtcatgacaatggcaaagccaaccaaatttgcttcctacctgttctgctgccaacaagctacctcagctgttctgctgccaacaagctacctcagcttcagccacgattaccctgacctgcaggattaacctcTACActgtttgaatagtgcaccgggttgtcacacaacaaacccggtaagcttttacAAGCCCggatgagtaactcaaaacaactcacagcaaaatcacgggatgaaccccgcacgtttcaatcaagaaaccaaatcacgctttgatcccttaaaacacgaaataaaggagaacaactcacactttaattcccattcaaatcgaaataaaagaaagcaacttacaccttggtttcttttaaaacgaaacatagaaaacaacacactccttggtttctatcaaatataacatagaaaacaactcacaccttgaattctatcagttgtaccaaatcgtaccatagaaagcaactcacaccttgatttctatcaaatataacatagaaaacaactcacaccttgaattctaataattgtaccaaatcgtaccatagaaagcaactcacaccttgatttctatcaatcgtaccaaatcgtaccatagaaagcaactcacacattgatttctatcaaatcgttaataaggaaaacaacttgcaccttgtccccttaaaaacagttaataaggaagcaactcacaccttgttccctaaaaacacgtaatgtcatgagttatcaataaccaattctcgttaccccatgaattacctatatgaCAGACagattagagctctaactgaaaatgtaaccactcgtccggccaaagatgtgattacctgatattctgcccaaggtcatagaccttcgttcctcggaccgcacagtcccttggagcaaatcattaaagcagtcgcacaggactcaaaaacattacacaaatcgcaacgcttttgaaaacaatcgaaatcaacatttccataatcattgttttccgaaaagccataacacaaaacaataaaaagcatcattccatgcgtattgttttcatacacaaatctcaacacttttcccaaatctcaacgcttttcaaaacaaatcgaaatcaacatttccacactaatttgttttccaaaagccacaacccaaaacaataaaacgcatcattcatgcctattgtttttgTGAGGCTGAAACTCACAGCTCCATTCTCATCTCATTACCTATTGATCTCATCCAAAACCCATCCATTCTTTGTCGTTGTCTGATACTTTGATATCTTCAAGTGCACAAGTCTATGCTCCCTATATCCTAATTTAAATGGCTCTGTCGAGTAGATTGCAAGAGAGTTGTCTTTGTACGAAATCGAGCTCTTTATGCAGTCGAAGTGAATATTCATGACCACGTTGGGGTTCTCTCTTTTAAGAGTTATATCCCAGTTAGCCCCGAAGGTTGTGTTTGAGATGATAAAGTTAGAAAGGAAAAGAGAGTTGAGTTGGAAACTTGGAGTTTGGTGAACCAAGGACATGGAGGTGAAAAAAGAAGGCAAGGACAAGACTGCCCAAAAGGTAACCATTAGAATTAGGAGGTGAACGATTCTAACTTTGGAAATGTAATGTGATTTCATAAGCCGTTGAACATAAGGGTTGGAATTAGGGTTATTTGAAACTAGAAGTAGGGGTAAGCTGTCTGGGCCTTCAAGGACATTGAGATTAATTTCCATTGTAATGAGAAAACTAAGTGGAATTCAAGGTAGGTATTTGGAAAAAAGCGAAAGAGCGATGGGTGTGAGGAAAGTTATTTGAAATGAGAATGTCTTCATAGCTTAAATAACTTTTAGAGatgttaaaaacaaaaatagttACTACGATATTTGTTAAAATTCAGTCAAAATGAAATGGTTTTAGGTATGGTCAAAGAAAGAACAACTAGACTAAAAACGAACATGCAATTCTAGAAAAATGTGTAGACATCACTTTTCAAttaatgaataaaacaaaaaagtgTAAATAATGCGATCATCTTTTTTATTAATGTTAAAATAGTTAAAATAGTTCTTCTTCAACATGATCAAATATTTTGAATACTGGAGGACAAATTGGAAGTACTTGCTTAAGTTTTTGTTAGTTTGTTCTTCACCTAGATGAGTTTCATTGAGTTATATGATGTTATAAGATTCCTTGTGCTTTCACATGTTAAAAGGTACTGAATGTATCTGGTTATTGATATATGTCATATACATTTATATCTTCTTATAATTAACATATAGGAAGAACTCAACTAAGAAATCTGACTGGTTTGTTTCATTACTTTTGATGATGACATTATTATCGTGGTTGCTATTGGGTAAACCAGGAGCATATAGAAGTCATTATAGGAGAAGCATTAAGGAAACCGTTGTTAGTACATAGTTGCTTCAGGAGATTTTCCATGACTTCAAAATGTAATCACCATTGGAAAGAATACAAAGCCTAGAGCTTGTCCCTTTCCAAGAGAAAATGTATTTGGTGATGGGAACAAATTGCGATGCTGCAAGATGCTCAACTAAAAGAATGGTGGTTATGTAGCTTTTTGTAGGTTTAAATGGTATTATTGCGTGATAAAGGCTCTTTTTAGCTTAAGTCGAAATGATTTCATGTATTGTCATAGTTATAATTCATGACTTTTCTATTACTTAGTTTTGCAAGATTTATTTCACTTATTTCCAGTGTAACAAACTATATATTAAAAAGGTTATTGGTTGAGACAAATGGGTATAATTGTAACATGAAATTGCATGTGCTACTACTACATTTACAAATGTAAAATGAAATTACAGACGCACGAGTGCAGTTCTTTTGCACATGCATGAAGGTTAGCGTATATGAAAGGTGGAATCTCAAGTAAAAATCATTGACCTTTTGTTTAAACAAATGTTTTGTATTGTTTTCTTATTATAAATAATTAACTATATGAATATTTACACTGCTTTTATTGGATTCGACACTCGTACTTTCGAGTTTATTGTACCATATATACAACTCCTACACTTGGTATTGACGATCCCAACACCTTAAGTACTCATTATAAGGCCTCCATTCGCTAGTCGTGAACTTTGTTTGAAAAGTTGGGACGTTAGATGGAGATAAAGAGTTGCAATTGTTCAAAAAGAATGAAGTAAGATTAGGGCAAACAACATGTCATTAGCTGGTTGAATTAgagattatttatttatttattatttttttaagtcTGAGTTAGGTAAACCCAAAAATTATCCTTTTGCACGTAACATTATGCTTCACCCCAATAATTATCATTTTTGCATGACTTGATTAAAACTATTTagctttgttcttttcttttacaCCATGTCTCTCATTTACACCAGTGATTGACCGGTCACTTCTTTCATTTCCCTTTTCCCCAACCAAAATTACTCACCTTGGATTGCCTTGCACCCCTTGACATTTAAAGACAATCATGAAATACATACAAAGATAGCTCGTGTAATTCACAAGTACTAGTTTTCCTTGTACTTTAGAAAACATGTTGCAATACCACCACTTTGCATGAAAATCCAACCACTAATGCATCTTAAAATGTCTAGTTTTCTTTCCCAACTATAGTTGAAAAATCATATGTATGTGTCAAGTGTTGACACTCATGTACATATTTTTGGACAAATATAAGCTGTTGTCAGCAATAACAAAAGATAGATGGTGCAGTAAAACCGACTTTTATGCTATAATGAACCCAGTTGCAAAAAACCTAATTGGGGCTCATGTACACACATACACCTACACAATATATACAGGGGCGGACCCGTCATTCGGTCTGAcggggtccggacccccccTAGCTTTTTGACAGATACGTATGATTGTATGAGATTATTAATTAAACTAAGGATTATATGTTTGTGTTCTGCAAGTGGACCCCCCTCCCCCCAATTCAATTGtacataaatatataaaatattaatcCTTCCCACTCTCTAAACCCACCAACGTAATTGTCAGatttatatttaaaaaataaaaacaataatatTCGGTTTATGAAGAATcaataaaataagagaaaaaagtcaaaatagtaataaataagTATTTCTATATGATTAGAGTTTTCACTGCTATCTCTATAAGTTGGGGTTTGCAATCCCTCTTTCTACTCAGTTAACcttaaaaattttttttttactttcgaGACATGCAAAAACGTCGAGTTATGTTTTGAGATATATGGTTAATTTgaaattgtattgtattcatccttttagttaaaattttttaattttcgtacgaattattgtttattttttcttgATTGTAGGCTTACCGCTTAAGAATTCTATTGAATAAGATTTTTAGATTATTgttataatatattttttttttaacttctaACTTACGTTATAGTAATTCGGTTATAAGATCGACACTTTATGTCTGGACTGGACCCCCCCAAGAtcaaatcctggttccgccactgaatatatatatatatatatatatatatatatatatatatatatatattggtagTCATTGTGTACAATTCATCAAAGAAATGACAATTGAGTTGGTAAATGTAATAATGACTCAAAGTTAAAGGAGGATTTtggtaaaagaaaataaataaataaataaatatagtaTTCCTTTAAAAGAATTGAAGCTCCTACATATTAACTTGTGCGAGTAAATTGCTTATTGAACTGGCCTCCTCTTTAGCAGCCTCCACAAATCGATCCTGTGTTCATCAAACTCAATCTTTATACTTCAACAATATCTGAAAATTCCATTATAGTGTGTATACTATACATATTTTGGAGAGCTCAAATATTAACTAGTTGGTAGGTTACAGTGACAACAACTTTTTCAAGCTCACTATAATTTAATTATTCCATGATTCGAATTATATATCATTTTTTAGATTCCCCTATTATAAAGTATACACTATACATTAGCatctgaatatatatatatatatatatatatataatacttACATGTATAGCTATCATTCGTCCTATTGCTCTCTTACTTGACTCTTGCAGCTCACCAGCAAGTAGAAGTTCATCTAGTATATAGTAAGCCTGCAAGTTTCAAGTACTCTTTTCAAACTTTGAAACTAAATGAGAGGCTAGAGATATGTGAAgatgaataaaaacaaaaagaatacctTGTGGAAGTTAAAAATCAAATCCAGCTCACAAACCTATTTGGTAGACCAAAAGGCAGATCATTAAACACCAAAATAAATTACAACTATTAGTAGCTATTAGTAACATGCTTGTCTTTATTAGTCATTAATTGCAAGAGAGGAAAAAACCCTAACAATTCAATCAAGAAAGCTTAATTACGTACGCTGCCAAAATATCGATCAAGTATCTCAACGTAATGGTGAATTATTTCAAGAATCTCCAGTTCATTGTCTTCTTGGTCAATACACATACAGAAATAGAGGCTCGCGTATCTGATGAAGTACATTCCAGTGCATATATAAACCAACTAAACCAGTTAGTTATAACTATATATAGAGAAACACAACAACTAGCATGTTAAAATTCAAATGAGGTAAGCCATATATAGGTGCACAACCTTTTATAGACAACTTTAAGTCCTCTCCACTCTATGAAGTTGCACAGCTTGGGGCCTCGATTGAGTATTATACCACTCAATTCCCGCATTACCTTTTTTTTCCATAAAAGTTTGCAATCGTAACTATTAGCTAGCATGTAACAATGGAAAAACTTCAATCTCTAGATACCGCTCCACTAATTCCTTTAAGTTGAGGGTGCTATACTTTTGTGCTGTAAGATGTGAGCCAAATTATCAAATACATACTTGGGACAATAATAGCTATGTAAGTCTGAAATGAGTTATATACAAGGGTTGTTTTAACCTTTCTCTCATATTTAATACATTAGTTAGGGTAATGTGTTTGATAAAATGTCTTAGGGGATACTAATATGGTCTCTTTAGGAAACAATGCTGAGGAACTAGAGTGTTTCGttgaaaacaacaacaacaaaattcaTTGATTCACATTTACAAGAAGCTTTTAAGAAAGTGCATATTGCTCTATCCTAAGCTTTCAAGAAGTAAATGTTGGTATGTAATATGTACAAGTGCAAAACAAGCAAGTGTTGTCGATCAATTGATTTTAAGTTGTCAAACAAAAAGGTATCAACAGTTCAGGGGTTTGATGCACTGTTGTACCATATATAGATATGAATTGAATATGTACATAATTTACAATAACTTCGGCATGGTAGAAAGTCAAATAAGTTAATTAAAGGGGTATGTTGACCCTTTATTGTTGCTTAATTTTTTATGATCGCTATGTATGCATGTGTTTGATAAAATGACTCATAGAAGTAACTAAGTTTCCTAAACATGCAAAAGTAATAGTGCAGCAGGAGTGGGGACAAAATATCATCATCCTACTTCATGATGAAAACTTAATGAATTTGCAATTGCAAAGAAACAAATGTATATTGTTGATCTAGTCTTATTAGAGTGGTGACACAATCCATAGCTACAATAGTTAAAAGTGATAGAATTATGTGTACCTACGTAATGGAGTGGAGACTGTATTAAGATTATTTGATCGAGTGACTAAGATTGTACCTTGGATCTTTCTTTCTGGGAATAGGTTGAAAACCATTTAGTCAGCCTCACCTTTCCTTGTCGGCTAACAAGAATGACAAAATGAATCTACATGAACAACAATTGAACAAGAAGCCAAATATTGAGAGAATATTGGATATTAGGAAAGACAAATGAACAACGTATGCAATTAATAATTACCATCACTGACAAAATTGTAAATCTTAACTATGCCAGAACAATGAGCTCTAATTTAGTATGATTATGTTTATCCCCTTGATTTAGAATTAAATATATGAGATCTCATCGAGTAAAGACCGGAGTAGGCGTTATGTTTCAGATATATATGCATTTAAAGAATTGGTCTATTGATCCGTGTCATTCGCATCTCTTTCCTTTTTTGATGCTTCAGTATAAGCACCATCTACCAATAAATAAAACAACGCCACTTGTCCTTGTATATCATTATATCAATGGCTTGTGACAAAATCAACCTAGTCCATTCTCTCTTCAAACCACTTTATCAAGCTGACGTGGTTTGACTTTCCAAGAACTTGTTGACACGTGTACAATCATAATAAATTAAAACTCATTCTCTTAACGTACTGTTAACAAACGCctctataaaaaataaataaaaataattttgcTTCACACTCCTTATATTTTAGGGGTTTTCCTCATTTCCCAAAATCACTCTGTATTTTGCCTTCTTAGACCACTTGGTTTGTATTGTGCCCACTCACACAAATCTCTTAGGAAAAGACTTAGgcccccgtttgggattgcttcactttttaaaaaatcagcttttgttcaaaattttagattttattgtgtttggtaaataaataaaaagcaactttaattgaaagttataggtcactgacagcagattttagaagcagcccagaggttgcttttagaaactgctgtggatcaaaacatactctgcagttgttttatgtactgacaacacttttaaaaatattatttaccaaacacaaaactgttttaattcacagctgattattctcacaacacagcagcagcagttttttttttataagtcagagcaatcccaaactagcccttaaaATGGTATTTACTTTTAAGATAGTGACATCTATATCCTATGCTGACGTAagcaaattttaatttttaccaACTCTTAGGAAAACATGTTCTAAgttttgaaataaaaataaactagCTTTCAACATGCCACAACTTCACCTAGCGGCCtcctgcctaacggttactaAAACGGGCATGTTTTTAAAACACAGTAAAAAAGGCTTCCTTTGAAGCAGAAAATTCTAAAACTTTAACTTACAAGATAATAACAAAATCTTAAACAAAGATTAATTAATAACAGAAATTTAAAAGCTTGAATAAGTGGATGAGCAATCTAtcgacctagcgctctgctagggtttatcgTCAGCCTCTCACCTTCGacaaaatttccaaaattttcaaactttGATGGCCATGGCCACTGCTAGCCTTGTGGctaattgtttcttttttcttattgtTTTCGACTGGTTGTTAGGAGAGTCGTCGTGGATTTGGCTCCCGGTGGTTGTCTGGGATGGCAGGTCTGTTGTTCTGGTGATATCTATAGGGCCGTGCTCTGACTGTGTGGCGGACTGGGTCACGGATCGGAGTTGTCCGGTTGGTTTCTCAGAGATGGATGGGTGTCGTCGTAGGGCGGACATGTTGGTTGACAGATGGTTGGGGTTCAAGTCAGTTGCTGGTTTTGGATCGAGGGAATTGGAGGATGATCGTACCGTCGGCACTGGGGACTCGTTGCATCGTTGAAGTGTCGCCGGAGTTGGGTTGATCCGACCAGATCAGGGGACCGATCAAAGCTTGGGTGACCTGGTTGTGCTGGGCGTCTCCGATCGGCTTTGTCCCGATCTCGGATCTGGTTTTTTCATTGCTTGAGAATGTACTGGAATTGATCGGAAATTGATTCGAGGTGATCAAGATTTGGCGCTGACTTGGGTGCCTTTCGATCCTGGAGATGGTGCAATCTCGTCGGTTGCGATCCACGGTGGCTGGCTGGGCTATGGAGGAATTTGTGGGGTGGCCTTAGCTATTTCGCCCTACTGGGCCGGCAACTGGCTAGAGGGCCTGTCGCATGACTGGAGGTGGATGGATTGGGTCCTACGACTTTTTAGGGCCTGGTTTGTCTCTGGACTGGGGGTTGAGAGTACATGCTTTCTCTCTGCTCCACCTATGAATTGGGTCATATTGGCCCATAGCATTGTTTAATTTctgtttgggtcgcaaaaaccagagcCTTAGTTGGAACATTTTTATTGTAAACTTCgaggtttctaggttttgttagaataatggtgcgtgaatTTCCTAAAatgtgggtgtactcgggattttttgggatgttattcttctagaatagggtttcatgaggttctaaggaacgattctttctgtcgaccccataggagtattttgtttttgtactgcttgctgaatcttaatgaaagggctgacctatttccttaaaaaaaaaaaaaaaagtggatgagcaatctgaatttatttattcaaacataatttCATGCTAAGAACTCATAGCCTCATTCTTAAGTAAACAGCTAAAAATTGTTTAGACAAACGCAAGTCAACGGGGCCTTTGCCCTCAGCCAGAGCCGACGAGGAAGCTAGCCTCACCGCCATTTAATCCACCGTTGTCATCGAACCAGAGAGAGACGTAAACACAGGGTTTTGGATTTTCTAGGGGTTCGGCTGCTGCAGAGGGTTTTACAGCGCTAGTATTTAATTATTTCTTGTCTCTGCATATCATTGTATCAACAGCTCATGACAAAATCGAGACCTAATATTTTTGTATTGCTCTCGTGATATATTACGTGATATGACGTCCAAAGTTTCGTTGAACATGATTCGAAACGCGAATTTGTGACCATGAATTCACTTTCTTCtagatcaaaagaaaaaaaaaaaaaaaaaaagagtcgaATCAACTTTTTCGAATAAGATCCTCCTTCTAAAGTCCGAAACTGCATGATCGACCTTTTATGTCCGAAACTAAGTTGTTTTTTAGGTCTAGAGGTTCATCTCAATTTTACAAAAAATAATTGGAGTGTAAGTCTAAAATAAATAGATTTAGACCAAGACCAAGTACAAGCTCAGGATGATCCAAATCCTCTAATAAGTTTTGTATGGATTAATGGATTAATTTGATCAGTGGATTGTACAAGTAATTCAATGCCTATATACTTTCATGTACTGGTATCATAGACCGATTCTAAGACTGGGAAATTTTgcacaaaaagaaaatttaattaTTCAGTTGCTATTCTTACGGTGGCTAATTCCTCATGGATCACATACCGAAATGTTGAGCTTTGAGGTTGCCAATGTACAGACTTGTCCTCAAGCCTCCCCTTCATAGCTTTCTTTTGAATTTCTGAGAGACATTCCTCTATTTCTTCCAAGAGTCCACGGATACATAGTGACATGTCCTTTGCAAAGTACTCAAGAATTTTTGGGAGGTAAACCTTTGTATCATTATCTGTGTAGACACTGGCTTGAATAAATTCTCTTTTAGCAAGTTTCAGATCCTGGAATATACTCTTTGCGGTGTATGCTCGAACCTACATCCAGCAAAGCACAACTGTTTGAGACCAGACTATAGATGCAAAGTTATTAACTTATAAGGAGCCATAACTATTTCAAGTCTAGGCATAGAGCTAGATAAATCTGCAACTAATAAATCAttttagaaagaaaagaaacaattacCGCTGGGTCAGAGTAAGCCCCAGAACATAGAGCAAAGTGGATTAGTGGCTCAGGGTATTCTAGAGCGTAAATGTGCCTCAAGCTCCCTGTCTTGAACTTCTTTCCTGAATGCAGCAATGATTGTAGCCACTGCATTGAAATAGTATTCAGATATAAGTGAAATTGTTCCCGTACAGGAAATGAGATTGTGAAATGCTGGATAGGCATCAAATTGACTTCAAAATGATGGTTGCTTGACATGCTATCAGCAAAATCGAATTGCCGTTTGACCGAAACAGGAACACATTAATTATTTTCATGGGGCAGAGCCATCCATACCATGCAGCTCTCCAGAAGGACACCTCATGTAAAAGGGATCATTAAGTATGGTCCTTTGAATAAAAGAAGCAGACTTCTTTTAGGGTGGAAAGATGGGCCACTTTAAGTTTTTCTGTCCATTGATTTACAAAGGTGTTGCAGAAGAACACACCAATTTTCATGCTCAGATGCTATTTGGTTATATGACTATAAAACAATCAGACTTGCTCCCTGATTATCATCTAGTTGTCACAAATTTATACCACCAGCAATGTTGAGAGTCATAAAGCACACAGACCATATAGGTAGGAAGAGTTTCAAAGAAGAGTGCATACCGGTGCTGCATGGTGTGCTCGAATTCCTAAAATGGAGCTCTGTATGACATATGCATTTATGAAATGTCCCCCTATGTTGTAGGCTGcctgaaaaattaaaaagtcAGTAGTGCTTTTACTGCTGTTCAATGTGCTGAAATACATAATAATAGCAAAGTACGCAACTTCTACCTTCAAAATTGAAGTACTTTTCGCACGATTATGTGTTCCATATGCCAAGAATGCCTGCAAAAGAAATTTCATCAGCCTTACCTGACATGATCTACAACTTATGGCCAATCTTCTGGCCATCTTTATCAATATATAATATTCAATATTGATTGTAATATTCtcgatattttttttttcacatttcACATAGAGCACAAGAAAAGTAATACTCGTGATATTAGAATATTCTGTTTCACCATAATCACTTTCCTATAGAGCAGTAAGTTTCACAGTAGAAGTTATCATTATGAACTCAAGTTTGAATcagccaaaaaataaataaattttatgATTTCTAGTTCTAGTGGAGACAAAGATGaattaaaaatcaaaaacataataTTTCTAAGATCAGGAAGCATAAttcaccaaaaaataaaaaaagatcaGGAAGCTTACATGCATCACCAAGGCATTGTGAATATTAATCCAGAATACAAGCTTCTCTTCACGCTTCATCTTCAGAACATCAACCTTCTCAAGACTTCGAACCAATGACCTATGGAGCATTGAATCATAGCACATTTGAGAGAATATCAGAACTCTATAGCAGTCTTGAAATCTCAACCAGACCAAAAATTCAAGGCAAAAACACATGATGTAATTAGTAGTCCACAGGGCTTTGTTTTACCAAAAGAAGAATATGTATTTATCTTCATGTGAACAACCTGAAATTTTGTAGCATTTGAGCAGCATAATTGAAGCTGTCATCGTCTAAGCATATCTTCAACACTTCTATCATTGTAGTGTATGGTCCATTATTATCTTTGAACCCTTCATGATCTGTTGTAGCATCGTCATTGCAATGTGGACTCCAGCTGTCACAAGGATTCTTTGAAGAAAATATACTTGATGAAGCCAAGGATGAAGTAGGAGAAGCTGATAGTGCAACTTGAGCTTGGGGAGTGGCAAGTTTGCAGTATATAGAAGAGATGCATCTTACAATATCTTCAGAAACTCTATCCGGAGTATTAAGGGAACTATCAATGCGAG encodes the following:
- the LOC133706960 gene encoding AP-1 complex subunit sigma-2-like, which codes for MIHFVILVSRQGKVRLTKWFSTYSQKERSKVMRELSGIILNRGPKLCNFIEWRGLKVVYKRYASLYFCMCIDQEDNELEILEIIHHYVEILDRYFGSVCELDLIFNFHKAYYILDELLLAGELQESSKRAIGRMIAIHDRFVEAAKEEASSISNLLAQVNM
- the LOC133745346 gene encoding uncharacterized protein LOC133745346, coding for MNSRRASDNGLLQNILGKSPRLFSYFNPIAQLDRILPDQASLCCDSEKALCCSVINSSADDTPTPKSSAELEEEIATLELEILHLERHLLSLYRSAFQGCAFPSTPDSHLQFMTRSPLKVVQKQPRSSLELQMHRGGPFHHDQTSPSHSRFHSDHHSSATSIKATPKRDQKTADSRHRSRSLGDHLGASRIDSSLNTPDRVSEDIVRCISSIYCKLATPQAQVALSASPTSSLASSSIFSSKNPCDSWSPHCNDDATTDHEGFKDNNGPYTTMIEVLKICLDDDSFNYAAQMLQNFRSLVRSLEKVDVLKMKREEKLVFWINIHNALVMHAFLAYGTHNRAKSTSILKAAYNIGGHFINAYVIQSSILGIRAHHAAPWLQSLLHSGKKFKTGSLRHIYALEYPEPLIHFALCSGAYSDPAVRAYTAKSIFQDLKLAKREFIQASVYTDNDTKVYLPKILEYFAKDMSLCIRGLLEEIEECLSEIQKKAMKGRLEDKSVHWQPQSSTFRYVIHEELATVRIATE